The following proteins are co-located in the Dietzia timorensis genome:
- a CDS encoding VOC family protein, translating into MALSSYLNYFVLDCPDCEELAAFYARLLGWSVSSFPDVPGWANVVPPGDHGEHFRIGCQQIPDFRPPTWPDGPVPQQGHLDFYVDDLVEGEREAIAAGATKHEVQPSETGQFVVFLDPVGHPFCLCTD; encoded by the coding sequence ATGGCACTCAGTTCGTACCTCAACTATTTCGTCCTCGACTGCCCCGACTGCGAAGAACTGGCCGCCTTCTACGCCCGCTTGCTCGGGTGGAGCGTGAGCAGCTTCCCCGACGTTCCAGGATGGGCGAACGTCGTCCCGCCCGGCGACCACGGGGAGCACTTCCGAATCGGCTGCCAGCAGATTCCCGACTTCCGACCACCGACATGGCCCGATGGTCCCGTGCCGCAGCAGGGGCATCTCGACTTCTACGTCGACGACCTCGTAGAAGGCGAGCGCGAGGCGATAGCGGCCGGTGCCACAAAGCACGAAGTGCAGCCGAGCGAGACAGGGCAGTTCGTGGTATTCCTCGACCCGGTCGGACACCCGTTCTGCCTGTGCACCGACTAG
- a CDS encoding CsbD family protein: protein MGFDEKAQNKAQEFQGKAKEFVGDKTGDENLQADGAADQAESGAKKAAENVKDAAKNLKDGLTGN, encoded by the coding sequence ATGGGTTTCGACGAAAAGGCTCAGAACAAGGCCCAGGAATTCCAGGGCAAGGCGAAGGAGTTCGTCGGCGACAAGACCGGTGACGAGAACCTTCAGGCCGATGGCGCCGCCGATCAGGCGGAGTCGGGCGCGAAGAAGGCAGCCGAGAACGTCAAGGATGCCGCCAAGAACCTCAAGGACGGGCTCACGGGCAACTAG